The Candidatus Aenigmatarchaeota archaeon genome has a window encoding:
- a CDS encoding chromosome segregation protein SMC has translation MVSLSKLTVHGFKSFKNKVSLDIGPGITCIAGANGSGKSNIVDAFSFVLGRSSAKFMRADKMEDVIFKSDRGAASFAKVELEFDNSDRVIKLDSDVVTIFRQINSDGQSTYRLNGKIDTRQRILDLLREARITPEGLNIVAQGDVTRVIEMTPGERRKVIDDLAGLAEFDEKKKKSESELEKVSSILTQQSLLLAEKERLFSNISEEKRKVETYEELNGKVKRMKFTISKKKLDDGVEKKDQISGKCSEIESKLSEALKEVQEFDAKMEEIDSNLKNMAKNVLGGSKEVAVIEKQEKVKSQLMTKEARIKNNEREITRLRQFIERLDEVDKPKAVKFLLGKPGVLGTPDQVIGCSPENREAIDAALGGAKNNIIVDSVSTADSLIRYLKENKIGTAKFLPLDKIRGNVVSRPRAEGVVDVAINLVKYEPKYNSVAEFLLGSTVVMGSLASAKALINQYRLVTQDGSLIEKSGAILGGYKDSPMDSSRYLREISALEQENKTLSEELELLRAELEKTTKSRDEVKGEYSGLSQRMEEGEAARKELSEKRRKVYERKLRLESDLSSERVKLARIETELKLSQDELSGLELFEELEKGSVNELKDRISQYTREMSELGPLNMKSVEDFDTYRMEYENLKEKVEKIVEEKYAIEKVILEIETHRKDAFMALFNEVDVHFREIYTKLSEGEGYLSLEEEGNVYSGLLIKAKPKGKRLLGIDSLSGGEKTVTAIAFLLSIQRCKPSCFCLLDEIDAALDKENTRKIVDLIQEFTSEQQYLIVTHNEVTISKSNQVYGVISEGGVSTVVGIKLNRREENLTEHI, from the coding sequence ATGGTTTCCTTAAGCAAGCTTACTGTCCATGGCTTCAAATCCTTTAAAAATAAGGTTTCACTTGATATTGGCCCGGGCATTACCTGTATAGCTGGCGCAAACGGCTCAGGAAAAAGCAATATTGTGGACGCTTTTTCATTTGTCCTGGGCAGAAGCTCTGCCAAGTTTATGCGGGCTGACAAGATGGAGGACGTAATATTCAAGAGCGACAGGGGCGCGGCAAGTTTTGCCAAGGTAGAGCTTGAATTTGACAATTCAGACCGGGTTATCAAGCTGGACTCCGATGTTGTCACGATTTTCCGCCAGATTAACTCCGATGGGCAGTCAACGTACCGGCTCAACGGGAAAATCGACACCCGGCAGAGGATTTTGGACCTCCTTAGGGAGGCAAGAATCACTCCCGAAGGGCTCAATATTGTTGCCCAGGGCGACGTTACGCGCGTCATAGAGATGACTCCCGGTGAGAGGAGAAAAGTCATAGATGACCTGGCAGGTTTGGCCGAGTTTGACGAGAAGAAAAAGAAAAGCGAGTCAGAACTTGAAAAAGTCAGCAGCATTCTCACCCAGCAAAGCCTGCTTCTGGCCGAAAAAGAGCGGCTTTTCTCGAACATTTCTGAAGAGAAGCGAAAAGTAGAGACCTATGAGGAGCTTAACGGCAAGGTTAAGCGCATGAAGTTTACGATTTCAAAGAAAAAGCTGGACGATGGTGTGGAGAAGAAAGACCAGATTTCCGGGAAGTGCAGCGAAATCGAGTCAAAGCTTTCCGAAGCTCTCAAGGAAGTCCAGGAGTTTGATGCAAAAATGGAGGAGATAGATAGCAACCTGAAAAATATGGCCAAAAACGTGCTTGGCGGAAGCAAAGAAGTGGCGGTAATCGAAAAGCAGGAGAAGGTCAAAAGCCAGCTTATGACTAAAGAGGCCAGGATAAAAAATAACGAGCGGGAAATCACCCGGCTCCGGCAGTTCATAGAGCGTCTGGATGAAGTGGACAAGCCAAAAGCCGTGAAGTTTTTGCTCGGAAAGCCCGGCGTGCTAGGCACTCCCGACCAGGTTATTGGATGCAGTCCTGAGAACCGCGAGGCGATAGATGCTGCACTGGGGGGCGCCAAGAACAATATAATTGTAGATTCAGTTTCTACTGCAGATTCCCTAATCCGCTATCTTAAGGAGAACAAGATAGGGACTGCCAAATTCCTGCCCCTGGACAAAATACGTGGAAATGTTGTATCCCGCCCCAGAGCAGAAGGGGTTGTGGATGTTGCGATAAACCTTGTCAAGTACGAGCCAAAATACAACAGCGTTGCAGAGTTCCTTTTGGGCTCAACCGTTGTAATGGGCAGTCTTGCAAGCGCAAAGGCGCTTATTAACCAGTACCGGCTTGTCACTCAGGACGGCTCTTTAATCGAAAAAAGCGGGGCTATTCTTGGCGGTTATAAGGACTCGCCAATGGATTCTTCAAGGTACCTGAGGGAGATTTCCGCACTTGAGCAGGAGAATAAAACCCTCTCAGAGGAACTAGAACTGCTCCGGGCGGAGCTTGAAAAAACAACGAAATCAAGAGATGAGGTAAAGGGAGAATACAGCGGGCTGAGCCAGAGGATGGAAGAGGGGGAAGCGGCAAGAAAGGAGCTTAGCGAGAAGAGGCGAAAGGTTTACGAGAGAAAACTGCGCCTTGAAAGCGACCTGTCAAGCGAGAGGGTAAAGCTTGCAAGAATTGAAACAGAGCTTAAGCTGTCTCAGGACGAACTTTCAGGGCTTGAACTTTTTGAGGAGCTTGAGAAGGGAAGCGTAAATGAACTAAAGGATAGAATAAGCCAGTACACGAGGGAGATGAGTGAGCTTGGGCCGCTCAACATGAAGTCAGTTGAGGACTTTGATACCTACAGGATGGAATACGAAAACTTAAAGGAGAAGGTGGAGAAGATTGTCGAGGAAAAGTACGCAATTGAAAAGGTAATCCTTGAGATTGAAACTCACAGGAAAGACGCGTTTATGGCTCTTTTCAATGAAGTTGATGTGCATTTCAGGGAGATTTATACGAAGCTTTCCGAAGGAGAGGGCTACCTGTCTCTTGAAGAGGAGGGAAATGTTTATTCCGGGCTTTTGATAAAGGCAAAGCCGAAAGGAAAGCGGCTCCTTGGCATAGACTCGCTTTCCGGCGGAGAGAAAACTGTTACTGCAATCGCGTTTCTTCTTTCAATACAAAGGTGCAAGCCAAGCTGCTTTTGCCTTCTTGATGAAATCGATGCGGCTCTCGACAAGGAGAATACCCGGAAGATTGTTGATTTGATACAGGAGTTTACCAGCGAGCAGCAATACCTCATAGTCACCCACAATGAAGTCACAATATCGAAGAGCAACCAGGTCTATGGGGTGATTTCCGAAGG